The DNA segment GAGGGATTCGTCGAGGTACTCGACGTCGAAGCCGGTGAGTTCACACGCAGCACCGAGCGCGACGACGTTGAGCATGATTGCACCGCCTGCCTCCTCTGCAAGCGTTTTTAGCGGTACGTCGACGGCAGTGATTTCGTCAGGAATCTCGGCCTCCCACGAGCGCTCGCCGTCGTAGATGACGGCGCTTCCCTCGTGGAGTTCGTCGAGGTTCTCGTCGATGGTTCGCTGGGTGAGCGCGACGAGAATGTCGAGCCGATCGACGACACTCTGTACGCGATCTGTCGAGGTCCGAATCTTGTAGGCGGTGTACCCGCCCCGGATCCGCGACGCGAAATCCTTCGACGTAAAGACGTGTCGTCCGGCTCTGGAGAGTGCCTGGGCGAAAATTTTCCCTGTGGAGTCGATCCCGTCACCGGCCTCGCCTCCGATTGCCCAGTTTAAGTCCTCGGTCATGTCGTGACGGACGTTGCCCGTAAGGCATCAAAAGACTTCTGAAACCCCACCCAACCCGTAGCCGGAGCTAATTGTTAACCTCGTTTGTAGTAACTGTTTATCAGCATTCGAAGACAAACCACCGACCCCCTGCGCTCGGGGTGATTCACGCTGCCAAAGCCATCGGTATAGTAGCCAGTGAAAGTCATTGCACACCCTACCGCAAGACTACGTCGGGATAGGTGTGTAAATCGTTTCAATGGCTACTATGGGATTCGAGTACACGAACTCGGAAAACCTCGCTCGAGCGGCCGGGAAGCAAACACCTTTGAAGCGACCGCCGGAAGACTTCGTGCATGGACCGGACGGACGCCACCGTCGAATCAGTCACCGAAGTCGGACCGTCGACCATCGCAATCGAACTCGAGAGCCCGGCCGCGTTCGAGGCCCTGCCGGGACAGTTCGTCCTCCTTCGAGCGACACCCGACGACGAGGAGATAACACGATACTACACGCTTTCCTCACCCACCGTCGAGGAGACGTTCGAAATCACGGTCGGTATCGATCCCGAGGGTGAACTCGCGCCGTGGCTCGCCGAACTCGAGGCCGGAGATGCAGTATCCATCGAAGGCCCCTACGGGAAAGTCGCCTACGAGGGCAATCAGGACGTCGTCGCCGTCGCCGGGGGACCCGGTGTCGGTCCGGCAGTCGCTATCGCCGAGGCCGCAAAGGCCGCCGGCCACGACGCCGCGGTCATCTATCAAGACGACGAACCGGCGCACGTCGACCGACTCGAGGCTCTGGAGGCCGCCGGATGCACGACCACGCTCATCGACGACGGGGACGACGAGAACCTCGAGGAAGCTATCGAGGCCCATCTCGAGGGAGGCCAGTTCTACGTTTTCGGCTTCGAGGACTTCGTCACGCAGGTTGCAGACGCCATCGAGGCTGCCGGCGGCGACCCCGACGACGCGTTGATCGAGAATTTCGGGTAATATCGGCTCGAGGGATATTTCTCGAAGAGAGGGAATATCCACGATTTATATTCTTTCACGGGCCACTGGTTGCGTATGACCCTCGTCGTTCCCTTCGATGGCTCGCCACTCGCGAAAGCGGCGCTCATTCGAGCCGCTGACTTCGAGCGCGTTCTCAATGACTCTCTCGTCGTTCTCTCGGTTATCCCCCGTGAAAACACCGGCTACGCTCGAGACCGAGGCTGGCTCGAACCCGGCGAAGCCTTCGATCTCGACCGAATTACGGAGGGACTGGCGGAAGATATCGAAACCCTCGCGCCCAGTGCAACGTTCCGGTATCGTGTTGTCGACCGATATGCGACCGCTGGCACCATCGCGATCAAACTCCGACAGATGGCACAGGAGGTCGACGCCTCCATGGTCTTCGTCGGCAGCGAGAACGCCGGCCGAATCGTCACCTCCCTCAGTTCGATCGGAACCAACGTCGCCGCCGACAATGCCTACGACGTCGTCATCGTCCGAAATCGAAAACCGGAGAAGATCGAGCGACGGAAGGAACGGCACTCGAGGGAGTGACGTCGAAATCTGACCACGAGTGCGAGACGACCAAACCTGACCAAACTCTAGTAACCGAAACCGTCCGGAAATCCTCGTTACTTCCCAACAGTCCCGCCTAGAAGCCGACCGCCTGTCCGTCCTTTCGCGGTTCCGTCGCGCCGGTGAGCACGTCATCAGTTCGTCGCACGAGCTGGGCACCACCGAACAGCGACGGCTGAAGGATGCGAACGTCGTGGCCTTTTCTGACGAGGCCGGTCTGTGCCGGGAGTCGCTCCTCCACGCCGAGCGTCCCGTCCTCGCGGTAGCGCCATCGAGGCGCGTCCAGCGCTTCCTGTTCCCCCATCCCGTAGTCGACGAGATTCGAGATGACCTGCAGGTGGCCCTGTGGCTGCATATACCCACCCATGACGCCAAAGGCTGCCCAGTCGTCCTCGTCGAACTTCGCAATGGCCGGCACGAGCGTGTGGAACGGCCGTTTCCCCGGCTCGAGCGAGTTCGGGTGGTCAGCATTGAGTGAGAACGACGCGCCCCGGTTTTGCAGGGCGATGCCGGTGTCTCCAGCAACGATCCCGCTGCCGAAGCCAGCGAAGCGGGAGTTGATGTACGAAACCAGGTTCCCCTCGCTGTCGCCCACGGTGAGCAACACGGTGTCGGCGTCCTCGGCAGCGTTCGTCGGTACGCCAACCTCAGGGTCCTGAATCGGTGTGTCGCCGATCGCTGCCGCTCGCTCACGCGCAAAGGCTTTGGAAGCTAGCGGCGGCACCGTCTCGTATTCGGGGTCGGTGATGTAGTGGTGGCCGTCGACGAACGCGAGTTTCATCGCCTCCGCGAACGCGTGGACGCGTTCGGGCGAGTCGTAGGGATGGTCACCCGCGCCGATCTCCTCGGCGATGTTCAACGCCTCGAGGGCGATCAACCCCTGGTTGTTCGGCGGCAGTTCGAACACCTCGGTCCCGTTGTACGTGGTCGAAACCGGTTCCAGGAACTCCGGTTCGAACGCCGCCAGGTCCTCGAGGGTCATGAACCCGCCCTGGTCCTGAATTTCCGCGGCGATGGCCTCGCCGATCTCGCCTTCGTAGACGATATCCGCGCCCTCGTCGGCAATTTTTTGCATCGACTCGCCCAGTCGCTCGAGCGTGACGACCTGTCCGGGGTCGGGTGGCTCCTCCTCGAACAGGTACGCCTCGCGGGCGTGATCGTCCGTAAACAGCCGTGGCGCTCCCTGCCAGTAGTACGAGATGACTTCCGTGACGGGATAGCCGTCGATAGCGTACCGGATGGCCGGCTCGAGGACGTCGGCCAGCGA comes from the Natronosalvus amylolyticus genome and includes:
- a CDS encoding FAD-dependent oxidoreductase, producing the protein MDRTDATVESVTEVGPSTIAIELESPAAFEALPGQFVLLRATPDDEEITRYYTLSSPTVEETFEITVGIDPEGELAPWLAELEAGDAVSIEGPYGKVAYEGNQDVVAVAGGPGVGPAVAIAEAAKAAGHDAAVIYQDDEPAHVDRLEALEAAGCTTTLIDDGDDENLEEAIEAHLEGGQFYVFGFEDFVTQVADAIEAAGGDPDDALIENFG
- a CDS encoding universal stress protein gives rise to the protein MTLVVPFDGSPLAKAALIRAADFERVLNDSLVVLSVIPRENTGYARDRGWLEPGEAFDLDRITEGLAEDIETLAPSATFRYRVVDRYATAGTIAIKLRQMAQEVDASMVFVGSENAGRIVTSLSSIGTNVAADNAYDVVIVRNRKPEKIERRKERHSRE
- a CDS encoding gamma-glutamyltransferase family protein: MTYDLDRFTSRRSAVHATGGMVATSQPLAAQAGLSILRDGGNAFDAAVGTAAALNVVEPTSTGLGGDVFALYRTADGEVGSMRACGGAPAEATIENVSQSVREHDDAESWYPEARGYAVDGGDENEDLEMPFLGPHAVTVPGTARGWETTVDELGTLSLADVLEPAIRYAIDGYPVTEVISYYWQGAPRLFTDDHAREAYLFEEEPPDPGQVVTLERLGESMQKIADEGADIVYEGEIGEAIAAEIQDQGGFMTLEDLAAFEPEFLEPVSTTYNGTEVFELPPNNQGLIALEALNIAEEIGAGDHPYDSPERVHAFAEAMKLAFVDGHHYITDPEYETVPPLASKAFARERAAAIGDTPIQDPEVGVPTNAAEDADTVLLTVGDSEGNLVSYINSRFAGFGSGIVAGDTGIALQNRGASFSLNADHPNSLEPGKRPFHTLVPAIAKFDEDDWAAFGVMGGYMQPQGHLQVISNLVDYGMGEQEALDAPRWRYREDGTLGVEERLPAQTGLVRKGHDVRILQPSLFGGAQLVRRTDDVLTGATEPRKDGQAVGF